In the genome of Apodemus sylvaticus chromosome 2, mApoSyl1.1, whole genome shotgun sequence, one region contains:
- the LOC127677397 gene encoding olfactory receptor 9A1-like yields the protein MLGNYTSATEFFLLGFPGTKKLRHILFATFLLLYSVTILGNMLIIIVVHADRRLQSPMYFFLGHLSVLEILITSVAVPYMLQGLLVQMQIISLSACCVQLYLYLSLGSSELILIGVMGVDRYVAVCNPLRYSVIMSSRTCTWMVTVSWVFGFLFQIWPVYATFQLTFCKSNLLDHFYCDRGQLFKLSCENTLFTEFILFLMAVFIIIGSMILTIISYTYIISTILKIPSASGRRKAFSTCASHFTYVVIGYGSCLFLYVKPKQTQAAEYNRVASLLVLVVTPFLNPFIFTLRNEKFIEAFRDGVKRSCQLLKH from the coding sequence ATGTTGGGAAACTACACTAGTGCCACAGAATTTTTTCTGTTAGGTTTTCCTGGCACCAAAAAACTACGTCACATCCTTTTTGCGACCTTCCTTCTCTTGTACTCAGTGACAATATTGGGGAATATGCTCATCATCATAGTAGTCCATGCTGACAGACGTCTGCAGtctcccatgtacttcttccttggCCACCTCTCTGTCCTGGAGATCCTCATCACATCCGTTGCTGTCCCTTATATGCTCCAAGGGCTACTTGTACAGATGCAGATAATATCTTTGTCTGCATGTTGCGTACAACTGTACTTGTATCTTTCTTTGGGGAGCTCAGAGTTAATACTAATAGGGGTGATGGGAGTGGACCGTTATGTGGCTGTCTGCAACCCTTTAAGATACAGTGTCATCATGAGCAGCCGTACTTGTACCTGGATGGTAACCGTGTCATGGGTATTTGGTTTCCTCTTTCAAATATGGCCAGTCTATGCCACATTTCAACTTACTTTCTGCAAGTCAAACCTATTAGATCATTTCTACTGTGACCGGGGACAGTTGTTCAAGCTATCCTGTGAAAACACCCTTTTCACAgagtttattctgtttttaatggCTGTTTTCATTATCATTGGTTCCATGATCCTAACGATTATCTCTTACACATACATCATCTCCACCATCCTCAAGATCCCCTCAGCCTCTGGCCGGAGGAAAGCCTTCTCCACTTGTGCCTCCCACTTCACCTATGTTGTGATTGGCTACGGCAGCTGTTTGTTCCTCTATGTGAAACCTAAGCAGACACAGGCAGCAGAGTACAACAGGGTAGCATCACTCCTGGTGTTGGTGGTGACCCCCTTCCTGAATCCTTTCATCTTCACTCTTCGAAATGAAAAGTTTATAGAGGCCTTCAGAGATGGAGTGAAGCGCTCCTGCCAACTTCTCAAGCATTAG